Proteins encoded within one genomic window of Formosa agariphila KMM 3901:
- a CDS encoding alpha/beta hydrolase produces MKKILVLLCLTIFSFGCKNKGIVYNDPIPEHDSLTISSSYVNEDRVINVWTPPNYDMSTDRFPVLYMPDGGIKEDFPHIANTLAKLIAAQQIPPYILVGIENTNRRKDLSGPTDVEYDLTIVPHPGGSNNFRGFIKNELFTEINKRYRTQDKRAIIGESAAGIFVIETFLLDNAMFDYYIAMDPALWYNEQYLVKNFESLAKDDYGQQKKLWFAGSDAVDIAQHTKALNETLKQLDLGLQWKYSDEPNEQHNTIFRATKEKAMIWALNE; encoded by the coding sequence ATGAAAAAAATATTAGTCTTATTGTGTCTTACTATTTTTTCCTTTGGCTGTAAAAATAAAGGGATTGTATATAATGATCCTATTCCAGAACACGACAGTTTAACTATAAGCTCCTCATATGTTAACGAAGACCGTGTTATTAATGTTTGGACACCACCAAACTACGATATGTCTACAGACCGTTTTCCTGTGCTATATATGCCAGACGGTGGGATTAAAGAAGATTTTCCGCATATAGCAAATACGTTAGCAAAACTCATAGCTGCACAACAGATTCCACCATATATTTTAGTGGGTATTGAGAATACAAACAGAAGAAAAGATCTTTCTGGCCCTACAGACGTTGAATACGACTTAACCATTGTACCTCATCCTGGAGGTTCAAATAACTTTAGAGGCTTTATTAAAAATGAGCTCTTTACAGAAATAAATAAAAGATATCGTACACAAGACAAACGCGCTATTATTGGAGAGTCTGCCGCAGGAATTTTTGTGATTGAAACCTTTCTTTTAGATAATGCTATGTTTGATTATTATATCGCTATGGATCCTGCCTTATGGTATAATGAGCAGTATTTGGTTAAAAATTTTGAATCCTTGGCAAAAGACGATTACGGACAACAAAAGAAACTGTGGTTTGCTGGATCTGATGCTGTAGACATTGCGCAGCATACGAAAGCGCTTAATGAAACATTAAAACAATTGGATTTAGGATTGCAATGGAAATACTCAGATGAGCCTAACGAGCAACATAACACGATTTTTAGAGCTACTAAAGAAAAAGCTATGATATGGGCGTTGAATGAATAA
- a CDS encoding NAD-dependent succinate-semialdehyde dehydrogenase: protein MNTSISINPATEEKIAEYERLTTSETMSKIEDAHQVYLTWKQTSLDERAQLMHKLAEEFETNTEHYAQIATSEMGKTIAQSRKEVEKCAWVCRYYADNTKDLLADTSVDTEAEKSYVTFQPLGVVLAVMPWNFPFYQAIRFLAPALMAGNTGVLKHASNVQGCAFAIEAAIIKAGFPKGIFSNLNVESDAIEAVIEHKHIVAVTLTGSGPAGQSVASIAGKNLKKTVLELGGNDAYIVLDDADLEEAVELATLGRLQNNGQTCIAAKRIIVLDKIYDDFLKLYKEKMEGAKMGEPTNENTYYGPLARLDLRDELHEQVKKTIAQGGKLILGGEIPKQKGAYYPATILADLEDGMEAFTEELFGPVASVIRAKDEAHAIALANTSKFGLGAGVITSDKKKGETIALQLEAGSCFVNKLVASDPRLPFGGIKTSGFGRELSGYGIKEFVNTKTIWVD from the coding sequence ATGAATACATCAATTTCAATAAACCCTGCAACTGAAGAAAAAATAGCGGAATATGAGCGTTTAACCACATCTGAAACGATGTCTAAAATTGAAGACGCGCATCAAGTCTATTTAACTTGGAAACAAACTTCTTTAGATGAGCGTGCACAATTAATGCATAAACTGGCAGAGGAATTTGAAACGAACACTGAACATTATGCCCAAATAGCGACTTCAGAAATGGGAAAAACTATTGCTCAATCCAGAAAAGAGGTTGAAAAATGTGCGTGGGTGTGTCGGTATTACGCAGACAATACTAAAGATTTATTAGCAGACACTTCAGTAGATACAGAAGCCGAAAAAAGTTATGTGACCTTTCAACCTCTAGGTGTTGTATTGGCTGTTATGCCTTGGAATTTCCCATTCTATCAAGCTATTCGGTTTTTAGCACCTGCGCTTATGGCGGGAAACACAGGAGTTTTAAAGCATGCTTCTAATGTGCAAGGGTGTGCTTTTGCTATTGAAGCTGCTATTATTAAGGCAGGGTTCCCAAAAGGCATTTTTTCTAATTTAAATGTAGAATCAGATGCTATTGAAGCTGTTATTGAACATAAACACATTGTAGCCGTAACGCTAACAGGTAGTGGTCCTGCAGGGCAATCTGTTGCTTCCATAGCTGGTAAAAACTTAAAGAAAACGGTATTAGAATTGGGCGGAAATGATGCCTATATTGTTTTAGACGATGCCGACTTGGAAGAGGCTGTAGAATTAGCAACACTTGGACGTTTACAAAATAACGGACAAACTTGTATCGCTGCGAAACGTATTATTGTTTTAGATAAAATATACGATGATTTTTTAAAGTTATATAAAGAGAAAATGGAGGGCGCCAAAATGGGAGAACCTACAAATGAAAATACATATTACGGTCCTTTAGCCCGTTTGGATTTACGAGATGAATTGCATGAACAAGTTAAAAAAACCATCGCTCAAGGTGGTAAATTAATTTTAGGTGGTGAAATCCCTAAACAGAAAGGAGCCTACTACCCTGCTACTATTTTAGCGGATTTAGAAGATGGTATGGAAGCATTTACCGAAGAGTTATTCGGACCGGTAGCGTCTGTAATCCGTGCTAAAGATGAAGCACATGCTATTGCATTAGCCAATACCTCTAAGTTTGGTTTAGGTGCAGGTGTGATTACAAGCGACAAGAAGAAAGGTGAAACAATAGCCTTACAATTAGAAGCAGGAAGTTGTTTTGTAAATAAGCTAGTGGCATCCGACCCAAGACTCCCTTTTGGTGGTATAAAAACCAGTGGATTCGGTCGTGAGCTTTCTGGTTACGGCATTAAAGAGTTTGTGAATACCAAAACCATTTGGGTAGATTAA
- a CDS encoding acetolactate synthase large subunit: MNTKMKASDVFVKALEHEGVEYIFGLPGEENLDILESIRKSEQIKFILTRHEQGAGFMAATYGRLTGKPGVCLSTLGPGATNLMTPAAYAQLGAMPMLMITGQKPIKKSKQGKFQILDVVEMMQPLTKYTKQVTHANHIPSMVREAFRLSQEERPGAVHIELPEDIAQEELDELRVFDVVNDRKPIADLKAIQQAVSLIKSASKPLVLIGAGANRNRTSKALTEFVDTLEIPFFNTQMGKGIIDERHELYLGTAALSNDDFLHEAVNQADLILNIGHDTIEKPPFIMEAERNQKVIHVNYFAAEIDQLYFPHLNIIGDIASSVNQLTEALKPVAKSWDNTFFLRVKDNVCKHLTTYEDDNRFPILPQRLVKIVRETLPQDGIVTLDNGMYKLWFARNYKAYKQNTLILDNALATMGAGLPSAMMVKALKPDKKVISINGDGGFMMNVQELETASRLKLDLVVIILNDNGYGMIEWKQEDEGFPRYGLEYTNPDFVKLAESFGAVGYKPDSVAAFKTALNNALHAKGIHVIDLAIDYSLNHEILNVLIKEFSEQLKS, translated from the coding sequence ATGAACACTAAAATGAAAGCCTCAGATGTCTTTGTCAAAGCATTAGAACATGAAGGAGTCGAATATATTTTTGGACTTCCAGGAGAAGAAAACTTAGATATTCTAGAATCCATCAGGAAATCAGAACAGATTAAATTCATACTTACCCGGCACGAACAAGGTGCCGGGTTTATGGCAGCTACTTATGGCCGTCTTACCGGGAAACCAGGGGTGTGTTTATCGACTTTAGGACCAGGCGCAACAAATTTAATGACGCCTGCAGCCTATGCACAATTAGGTGCGATGCCCATGCTTATGATTACAGGGCAGAAACCGATTAAAAAAAGCAAGCAAGGGAAGTTTCAAATCCTAGATGTCGTAGAAATGATGCAACCCTTAACCAAATATACCAAGCAAGTTACACATGCCAATCATATCCCTTCCATGGTTCGGGAAGCGTTTCGCTTATCGCAAGAAGAACGTCCAGGTGCAGTACATATTGAACTACCGGAAGATATCGCTCAAGAAGAGTTAGACGAACTCAGAGTGTTTGATGTTGTAAACGACAGAAAACCTATAGCCGATTTAAAAGCGATACAACAAGCTGTGTCTCTAATAAAATCAGCGTCCAAACCTTTAGTACTTATTGGAGCTGGGGCTAATAGGAACCGTACGAGTAAAGCACTTACTGAATTTGTAGATACATTAGAAATTCCGTTTTTTAATACACAAATGGGAAAAGGTATAATTGATGAACGTCATGAGTTATATTTAGGAACTGCTGCATTGTCTAACGACGATTTTCTGCATGAAGCCGTGAATCAAGCGGATTTAATATTAAATATAGGGCATGATACCATAGAAAAGCCTCCATTTATAATGGAAGCAGAACGCAACCAAAAGGTGATTCATGTTAATTATTTTGCCGCAGAAATAGATCAGCTGTATTTCCCTCATTTAAATATTATAGGAGATATTGCTAGCAGTGTTAATCAGCTTACAGAAGCTTTAAAACCAGTCGCAAAGTCTTGGGATAATACGTTTTTCCTTCGGGTTAAAGATAATGTGTGTAAGCACTTAACGACCTACGAAGACGATAACCGTTTTCCTATACTTCCTCAACGTTTAGTAAAAATAGTACGCGAAACCTTACCGCAAGACGGTATCGTAACTTTAGATAATGGGATGTATAAATTGTGGTTTGCTAGAAATTACAAAGCCTATAAACAAAACACATTAATTTTAGATAATGCCTTAGCGACTATGGGCGCTGGTTTGCCGTCGGCAATGATGGTTAAAGCATTAAAACCTGATAAAAAGGTGATTTCTATAAATGGAGACGGTGGCTTTATGATGAATGTTCAAGAACTTGAAACCGCCTCTCGACTAAAATTAGATCTTGTAGTTATTATTTTAAATGATAATGGGTATGGCATGATTGAGTGGAAACAAGAAGACGAAGGTTTTCCTAGATACGGATTGGAATATACCAACCCAGATTTTGTTAAATTAGCTGAAAGTTTTGGTGCTGTTGGATACAAACCAGATTCGGTAGCCGCATTTAAAACAGCATTAAACAACGCATTACATGCTAAAGGCATTCACGTTATCGATTTAGCTATCGATTATTCGTTAAATCATGAAATCTTAAATGTACTTATTAAAGAATTTTCAGAACAATTAAAATCTTAA
- a CDS encoding DUF302 domain-containing protein has translation MKTLTLTSIFFSALLLITSCDSDDDKSTQIPDNDTPETAGIGYSETNEDPTNIYNAITATLNANDNIGIVAEVNHSANAQNAGLSLDYTRTVYFGNPALGTPLMQDNIQAGLDLPQRISVYTDEDNHTVVTYNSVDYIINRHSLGTVSSTEMIENALANIVESATGEAVVLNPIENEGSKGIVSVASSNDFDTTYNNIINTLNNLEPISIMAELDHQANAESIGMELMPAKLIIFGNPVLGTPLMNESRTMALDLPQKMLVYQDAEGKVHIIYNDPFYLAERHDVDDNDDTLETISQALENIANSGASES, from the coding sequence ATGAAAACATTAACACTTACATCCATATTTTTTAGTGCACTATTACTAATTACATCTTGCGATAGCGACGATGATAAATCGACACAAATCCCCGATAACGACACTCCTGAAACAGCCGGAATTGGGTATTCAGAAACTAATGAAGACCCCACCAACATATATAATGCGATTACTGCGACTTTAAATGCCAATGATAATATTGGAATTGTTGCTGAAGTGAATCATTCTGCAAATGCTCAAAACGCGGGTTTAAGTCTAGATTATACAAGAACCGTGTATTTTGGAAACCCAGCTTTAGGGACACCACTTATGCAAGATAATATTCAGGCGGGTTTAGATCTTCCGCAACGTATTAGCGTCTATACAGATGAAGATAATCATACAGTTGTAACTTATAATTCTGTAGATTATATCATCAACAGACACAGTTTAGGAACAGTATCGTCTACCGAAATGATTGAAAATGCTCTAGCGAATATTGTAGAGTCTGCAACCGGTGAGGCTGTTGTTCTTAATCCTATAGAAAATGAAGGTTCAAAAGGTATTGTCTCTGTTGCTAGTTCAAATGATTTTGATACCACTTATAACAACATCATTAACACCTTAAATAATCTAGAGCCAATAAGCATCATGGCAGAATTAGACCATCAAGCCAATGCCGAAAGTATTGGTATGGAGTTAATGCCAGCAAAACTTATTATATTCGGAAATCCCGTTTTAGGAACACCTTTAATGAATGAATCTAGAACCATGGCTTTAGATTTACCTCAAAAAATGTTAGTATATCAAGATGCTGAGGGTAAAGTGCATATTATCTATAATGACCCATTTTATTTAGCAGAACGTCATGATGTAGATGATAATGATGACACTTTAGAAACCATTTCTCAGGCCTTAGAAAACATAGCAAATTCAGGAGCTTCAGAATCATAA
- a CDS encoding Na+/H+ antiporter NhaC family protein, which yields MANSNSGTPKFSALIPLFVFVFTFLGVGIYKDDFYALPSPIAVIIGIIAAFLLFRQSIDSKIKTLLKGCGDYKILTMCLIYLLAGAFAAIAKATGSVDAIVNLGLDYIAIQYIYVGIFIIAGFLSVSTGTSVGSIVALAPIVVSVAEKSNADLAILCGALLGGSMFGDNLSMISDTTIAATQSLGCKMSDKFKQNIKIALPAALLTIAVLIFQGLDLKSDDNTTLLVQSYTIIKIVPYILVIILSIVGVNVFVTLLLGSVSAGVLGLMYGDFTLLEATNITYTGFTNMTEIFLLSLLTGGLAALVEKHGGIDYILVNIKKRIKNKTSAQFGIATLVSAINLAIANNTVSIIIAGPISKTINDEYQLDNKRTASILDIFSCISQGVLPYGAQVLMILSFSNQGLNYLDLVSNTWYLVFLLFYTVAFICFKPLRAS from the coding sequence ATGGCAAACAGTAACTCCGGAACTCCTAAATTTTCAGCATTAATACCGCTATTCGTATTTGTATTTACATTTTTAGGCGTTGGTATTTATAAAGACGATTTTTACGCTTTACCCTCTCCTATAGCCGTAATTATAGGAATTATTGCAGCCTTTCTGCTCTTTAGACAATCAATAGATTCTAAAATAAAAACACTTTTAAAAGGGTGTGGCGATTATAAGATTTTAACCATGTGTTTAATCTATTTACTCGCTGGTGCGTTTGCAGCCATTGCTAAAGCAACTGGTAGTGTAGATGCTATTGTAAATCTAGGATTAGACTATATAGCGATTCAATATATTTATGTCGGTATTTTTATTATTGCTGGTTTTTTATCGGTGTCTACAGGAACTTCCGTGGGATCTATCGTCGCGCTAGCACCTATTGTAGTTAGTGTTGCAGAAAAGAGTAATGCCGATTTAGCCATACTGTGTGGAGCATTATTAGGAGGCAGTATGTTTGGTGATAACTTATCTATGATTTCCGACACCACCATTGCAGCAACACAATCTTTAGGTTGTAAAATGAGTGATAAATTCAAACAGAATATCAAAATCGCGTTACCTGCTGCATTACTAACTATTGCCGTTTTAATTTTTCAAGGTTTGGACTTAAAATCTGATGACAATACAACATTGCTTGTTCAGAGTTACACCATTATAAAAATAGTGCCTTACATACTTGTAATTATACTTTCAATAGTAGGTGTTAATGTGTTTGTAACCTTGCTTTTAGGCAGTGTATCTGCAGGGGTTCTAGGTTTAATGTATGGCGATTTTACATTGCTTGAAGCCACTAATATCACCTATACCGGATTTACAAACATGACCGAGATATTCCTATTATCGCTACTTACTGGAGGTTTAGCTGCATTAGTTGAAAAGCATGGTGGTATCGATTATATTTTAGTCAATATTAAAAAACGCATAAAAAACAAAACATCGGCACAATTTGGAATCGCCACCTTAGTCAGTGCCATCAATTTGGCCATTGCTAATAATACAGTATCCATCATTATTGCTGGTCCGATTAGTAAAACCATTAACGACGAATATCAATTAGATAATAAACGAACTGCCTCTATTTTAGATATTTTTTCATGTATTTCTCAAGGGGTATTGCCCTATGGTGCTCAAGTATTAATGATTCTTAGTTTTTCTAATCAAGGTTTAAATTACTTAGACTTGGTGAGCAATACGTGGTACTTGGTCTTTTTACTATTTTACACAGTAGCTTTTATCTGTTTCAAGCCATTAAGAGCATCTTAG
- a CDS encoding DUF4249 domain-containing protein: MTHKFIILSLVILGFSMLNCTEQIELKTEDFQDALVVEATFTNEFKKHEIKLSRTFRLESSDVIVEENADVKILDSKNNEYVFQDTGNGVYVSNLEFQALKDVTYQLIINTTDGTQYVSTEELLPSEASIDNLYPELVNLGDDYGVQIFVDTNNNLGDAQFFRYEYDETYKLIAPYYTGMDSKLINVIEGFDGTIHYDVSIFPNPEMQEICYPTNYSGIILANKDVVTGDQIVSFPIRFTSHNNYSVFKNRYSILVRQYVQSANAYNFYRILKELQGDDSVLLDNQPGFIQGNISSTTNENKKVIGYFDVSTVDSKRIFFNYKDIGIDIPPYIIDCDAQTFDKSETDDDDNQSLQLYNYLSSQYTVYDHPDDSTIYTVAKRNCMDCSVFGTSIKPEFWED, from the coding sequence ATGACACATAAATTTATCATATTATCTCTTGTCATCTTAGGTTTTTCTATGCTTAATTGCACAGAACAAATAGAATTAAAAACCGAAGATTTTCAAGATGCATTAGTAGTTGAAGCTACTTTTACAAATGAGTTTAAAAAGCACGAAATAAAACTTTCTAGAACGTTTAGGCTTGAAAGTAGTGATGTTATTGTAGAAGAAAATGCCGATGTCAAAATATTAGATAGCAAAAACAACGAGTATGTTTTTCAAGATACTGGTAACGGTGTGTATGTATCCAATTTAGAGTTTCAAGCTTTAAAAGATGTCACCTATCAGTTAATAATAAATACTACCGACGGCACACAATATGTCTCTACAGAAGAGCTTTTACCAAGTGAAGCTTCTATAGATAATTTGTATCCCGAATTAGTAAATTTAGGAGACGATTATGGTGTGCAAATTTTTGTAGATACTAACAACAATTTAGGCGATGCACAATTTTTTAGATATGAATACGACGAAACATACAAGCTAATTGCACCTTACTACACAGGTATGGATAGCAAGTTAATAAATGTTATAGAGGGGTTCGATGGTACAATACATTATGATGTCTCTATTTTTCCAAATCCCGAAATGCAAGAAATATGTTATCCAACAAATTATTCAGGAATTATTTTAGCAAATAAAGATGTGGTTACAGGCGATCAAATTGTAAGTTTTCCTATTCGTTTTACAAGTCATAACAATTATAGTGTTTTTAAAAACAGATATAGTATTTTAGTTAGGCAGTATGTGCAATCTGCAAATGCTTATAATTTTTACAGGATTTTAAAAGAACTTCAAGGTGACGATAGTGTTTTATTAGATAATCAACCTGGATTTATTCAAGGAAATATTAGTTCTACTACAAATGAAAACAAAAAGGTTATAGGATATTTTGATGTGTCTACAGTAGATTCTAAAAGAATATTTTTCAATTATAAAGATATCGGCATTGATATTCCTCCATATATCATTGATTGCGATGCACAAACCTTTGACAAATCTGAAACCGACGACGACGACAATCAGTCTCTTCAATTATATAATTATTTATCAAGTCAATATACAGTATACGATCATCCCGATGATTCGACGATTTACACCGTTGCAAAGCGAAACTGTATGGATTGTTCAGTATTTGGAACCAGTATAAAACCAGAATTTTGGGAAGATTAA
- a CDS encoding TonB-dependent receptor — translation MNSRQIFLAFLLLLIVQFGFSQSDRKTSIVFENVTHIDALLQLEKKIDFVFYFDEAWFGDTLISKTFTGATKEEIIYGILEDTPINYTIIDRNIILTKNNNIREELPLNYFSEDDTKTEVISEVTEDAITAPVLQKQYTTHYNELDSRVYSIGKENDQALKNKYTISGNVEDFNTGKGIENLSVYVKDKNVNTTTDANGYYSLELPSGFHILETSSLSHGKIQKQIIVYGDGTFSFDLNENLEQLEEVLIQSNRDENIKRVVSGVTKIDVESIKTIPLVLGERDILKVATTMPGVKSAGEGALGYNVRGGKADQNLILFDDAVIYNPSHFFGVFSAINPFISGNVEIYKGTIPSEFGGRLSSVIDISTKDINKNEFSGEGSIGPVTANLAIETPIVKGKSALMIGGRATYSDWILNQLKDKSIKNSNASFYDAALKYEHKINDNNNIQATAYFSKDEFSISSDSIYSYGNLIGSIKWDHKFNEKNSLETQFATSQYSYNILYDGAFNTNFDYGYTINESQLKLKAKYNLNKKHKIEYGLSSKLYKIQPGSIEPLGAESVIRQESIGKEKGLESALFISDLFEVNDKLSFDLGLRFSTYLSLGPKDQNYYDPSLPISEETITETKQYNNNEVIQTYGGPEFRFSGRYFLDDNLSLKAGYSTTIQYSHLLSTNTTASPVDSWKLSDPNLKPEKAQQVSIGLFKNFENSDYEISLESYYKKMKNLLDFKTGAELVLNNNIETELLTGEGKAYGVEFLLRKSLGRLNGWLGYSYSRTLIKLDSEFLTNQVNGGEYYAANQDRPHDLNLVTNYRITERYSVSFNFNYQSGRPVTYPIGKYEFTGTENVLYSDRNKFRVPDYFRLDVGLNIEGNHKNEKLAHSFINISIYNVLGRNNPYSVFFVNEGGQIEAYQSSIFSVPIPTITYNFKF, via the coding sequence ATGAATTCAAGACAAATATTTTTAGCATTTTTACTTTTATTGATAGTGCAATTTGGATTTAGTCAATCTGATAGAAAAACATCCATAGTTTTTGAAAATGTTACGCATATAGATGCGCTACTGCAATTAGAAAAAAAGATAGATTTCGTTTTTTACTTTGATGAAGCTTGGTTTGGCGACACATTAATATCAAAAACGTTTACCGGTGCAACTAAAGAAGAAATTATATACGGTATTTTAGAAGACACTCCTATTAATTACACTATTATAGATCGTAATATCATCTTAACAAAAAACAATAATATTAGAGAAGAATTACCGCTTAATTATTTTTCTGAAGACGATACTAAAACCGAAGTAATCTCAGAAGTTACTGAAGACGCCATTACAGCACCTGTGTTACAAAAACAATATACAACACACTATAATGAATTAGATAGCCGAGTATATTCAATAGGTAAAGAAAACGACCAAGCTTTAAAAAATAAGTATACTATTTCTGGAAATGTAGAAGACTTTAATACAGGAAAAGGAATAGAAAATCTATCCGTTTACGTTAAAGATAAAAATGTAAATACAACTACCGATGCAAATGGTTACTACAGTTTAGAGCTTCCTTCTGGATTTCACATTTTAGAAACATCTTCGCTATCACATGGAAAAATTCAAAAGCAAATTATTGTGTACGGAGATGGTACTTTTAGTTTTGACCTTAATGAAAATTTAGAGCAACTAGAAGAAGTTCTTATACAGTCTAACAGAGATGAGAATATTAAAAGAGTGGTTTCTGGTGTTACAAAAATAGATGTTGAAAGCATTAAAACTATTCCTTTGGTTTTAGGGGAACGGGATATTTTAAAGGTAGCGACTACTATGCCAGGTGTTAAAAGTGCTGGTGAAGGTGCACTTGGCTATAATGTTAGAGGAGGAAAAGCAGATCAGAATTTAATTCTTTTTGATGATGCTGTAATATATAATCCATCACATTTCTTTGGTGTATTTTCTGCTATAAATCCTTTTATTTCTGGGAATGTAGAAATTTATAAAGGAACAATTCCTTCGGAATTTGGAGGAAGATTATCTTCTGTAATCGATATTTCTACCAAAGACATTAATAAGAATGAATTTTCTGGCGAAGGAAGCATTGGTCCGGTTACTGCTAATTTAGCTATTGAAACTCCTATTGTTAAAGGAAAAAGCGCTTTAATGATTGGTGGAAGAGCAACATATTCTGATTGGATATTAAATCAATTAAAAGACAAATCGATAAAAAACAGTAATGCGTCTTTTTATGATGCTGCTTTAAAATACGAACATAAGATTAACGACAACAACAACATTCAGGCCACTGCATATTTTAGTAAAGATGAATTTAGTATTTCCTCAGATTCTATTTACAGCTATGGAAACTTGATTGGATCTATAAAATGGGATCACAAATTTAATGAGAAAAACAGTCTAGAAACCCAATTTGCAACAAGTCAGTATAGCTATAATATTTTATACGATGGTGCATTTAACACTAATTTCGATTATGGTTATACTATAAATGAAAGTCAGTTAAAATTAAAGGCAAAATACAACCTAAATAAAAAGCATAAAATTGAATATGGTTTAAGCAGTAAGCTATATAAAATTCAGCCAGGTTCTATAGAACCTTTAGGTGCAGAATCTGTAATAAGACAAGAAAGTATTGGTAAAGAGAAAGGATTAGAATCGGCATTGTTTATTTCAGATTTATTTGAAGTCAACGATAAGCTATCATTCGATCTAGGGTTACGATTTTCCACTTATTTATCTTTAGGCCCTAAAGATCAAAATTATTACGATCCAAGTTTGCCGATAAGTGAAGAAACAATTACAGAAACAAAACAATACAATAATAACGAAGTTATACAAACATATGGCGGTCCAGAATTCCGTTTTTCTGGTAGATATTTCCTTGATGATAATCTGTCTTTAAAGGCAGGTTACAGCACAACTATTCAATATTCACACTTGCTTTCTACAAACACTACAGCATCTCCTGTAGATTCATGGAAACTATCAGATCCTAATTTAAAGCCTGAAAAAGCGCAACAAGTATCGATTGGTTTATTTAAAAACTTTGAAAACAGTGATTACGAAATTAGTCTTGAAAGTTATTACAAGAAAATGAAGAATCTTCTTGATTTTAAAACTGGAGCAGAACTGGTTTTAAACAATAATATAGAAACAGAATTATTAACTGGAGAAGGAAAAGCTTATGGGGTTGAATTCCTTCTTAGAAAGAGTTTAGGCCGATTAAATGGTTGGTTAGGATATTCTTATTCGAGAACCTTAATAAAACTGGATAGTGAATTTTTAACAAATCAAGTTAATGGAGGTGAATATTACGCGGCTAATCAAGATAGGCCACACGATTTAAATTTAGTTACTAATTATAGAATTACAGAACGTTATAGTGTCTCTTTTAACTTCAATTACCAGTCAGGGAGACCTGTTACCTACCCTATTGGGAAATATGAATTTACAGGTACAGAAAATGTACTGTATAGTGATAGAAATAAATTTAGAGTACCAGATTATTTTAGACTAGATGTGGGATTAAACATTGAAGGAAATCATAAAAATGAAAAACTAGCACACAGTTTCATCAATATTTCCATCTATAATGTATTAGGACGAAATAATCCATACTCTGTTTTCTTTGTAAATGAAGGCGGACAAATTGAAGCCTATCAATCTTCTATATTTTCAGTGCCAATTCCAACAATAACATATAATTTCAAGTTTTAA